A region of Pseudarthrobacter sp. NIBRBAC000502770 DNA encodes the following proteins:
- a CDS encoding rhodanese-like domain-containing protein — protein MGLIDSLKKAFSKPYKTISVAQAKELLGSGATLIDVRSAQEWRTGRAPQAKHVPLDRLQASTAGIQRARPVIAVCASGVRSASAARLLAEKGYDAYSVRGGMAAWRQAGEPVR, from the coding sequence ATGGGACTCATCGATTCCCTCAAGAAGGCCTTCAGCAAGCCCTACAAGACGATTTCCGTAGCGCAGGCCAAGGAACTCCTCGGTTCCGGGGCCACGCTCATCGACGTCAGGTCCGCCCAGGAATGGCGGACCGGCCGTGCGCCGCAGGCCAAGCACGTCCCCCTGGACCGGCTGCAGGCCAGCACTGCCGGGATCCAGAGGGCCCGGCCCGTCATTGCCGTCTGCGCCTCCGGCGTCCGCTCCGCCTCCGCGGCCCGGCTCCTCGCCGAAAAGGGATACGACGCCTACTCGGTGCGCGGCGGCATGGCCGCCTGGCGCCAGGCCGGCGAACCCGTCCGCTAG
- a CDS encoding rhodanese-like domain-containing protein codes for MAEITINETDQRRSTARILDVREDFEVAEGVIPGALHIPMGQLQARLGELDPAVPVIAVCRSGNRSAAVADALNGAGYKADTMAGGMTAWTRAGLPTT; via the coding sequence ATGGCTGAAATCACCATCAACGAAACCGATCAGCGCCGCTCCACCGCGCGGATCCTCGACGTCCGCGAGGACTTCGAGGTCGCCGAGGGCGTGATCCCCGGCGCCCTCCACATCCCCATGGGCCAGCTGCAGGCCCGCCTGGGCGAGCTCGACCCGGCCGTCCCCGTGATCGCCGTCTGCCGCAGCGGCAACCGAAGTGCCGCCGTCGCCGATGCCCTCAACGGCGCCGGATACAAAGCCGACACCATGGCCGGCGGCATGACCGCCTGGACCCGCGCCGGACTCCCCACCACCTAA
- the trxA gene encoding thioredoxin — protein sequence MATIDITEQSFAQTLEDKDIVFVDFWAAWCGPCRMFAPTYGAAAERHPDITFAKVDTEAEQALAAAANITSIPTLMAFKDKTLVFSQPGALNATGLEEVIQAVKNLDMDKLRAEAGHQHA from the coding sequence ATGGCAACCATCGACATCACCGAGCAATCCTTCGCCCAGACCCTGGAGGACAAGGACATCGTCTTCGTTGACTTCTGGGCAGCCTGGTGCGGCCCCTGCCGCATGTTCGCCCCCACGTACGGCGCCGCCGCCGAACGGCACCCGGACATCACTTTCGCCAAGGTGGACACCGAGGCCGAACAGGCGCTCGCCGCGGCAGCGAACATCACCTCGATCCCCACCCTGATGGCCTTCAAGGACAAGACGCTGGTCTTCTCCCAGCCCGGAGCGCTCAACGCCACCGGCCTGGAGGAAGTCATCCAGGCCGTGAAGAACCTGGACATGGACAAGCTCCGCGCCGAGGCCGGCCACCAGCACGCCTGA
- a CDS encoding rhodanese-like domain-containing protein, with amino-acid sequence MTAPWAFRTVTADQLALVWPQATLHLMCGSGKRSSQAARLLTDRGHTAVNVAGGITEWYRAGHPVIYNHTPTDPPPPAQRHAAPSLKRLLPRLSRRTSA; translated from the coding sequence ATGACGGCCCCTTGGGCGTTCCGCACCGTCACGGCGGACCAGCTTGCACTGGTGTGGCCCCAGGCCACGCTCCACCTGATGTGCGGCTCCGGGAAACGCAGCAGCCAGGCTGCACGCCTCCTCACGGACCGCGGACACACCGCGGTCAACGTGGCCGGCGGGATCACCGAGTGGTACCGGGCAGGCCACCCCGTCATCTACAACCACACCCCCACAGACCCTCCCCCACCCGCACAAAGGCACGCAGCACCAAGCCTCAAACGCCTGCTGCCAAGGCTCTCCCGCAGGACCTCCGCCTAG
- a CDS encoding rhodanese-like domain-containing protein: protein MLIERIYDEDLAQASYLIGCQAKGEAIVVDGRRDIAVYQDLAAKNGMKIVAVTETHIHADYLSGTRELAAATGAKIYVSGEGGPDWQYEFDGERLYDGDTITLGNISIKAVHTPGHTPEHLSFLVTDGAFSDKPGYLLSGDFVFSGDLGRPDLLDEAAGGVDTRFEGAKQLFASLRDKFLTLPDYVQVHPAHGAGSACGKALGAIPSSTVGYERLYAWWGPYLAANDEQGFINELLDGQPDAHAYFARMKRENREGPAVMGERTPLPELSTEIVAAGLAEDTLTFIDTRSNGEVHQGTVVRSLNVPAGKSVASYGAWVVNPETDKNPLVLLANGQDQAQDMWDHLVRVGIDNVAGYLTSIEGLPTFTPKLIQPEELEGFDAAMVLDVRNKTEHKAGHVPGSYQLSGGRLMWHLDELPAGGTIVSYCQSGVRNSVAASALRRAGYDMVELDGSYAAWNAWQNSVPAV, encoded by the coding sequence ATGCTTATCGAGCGCATTTACGACGAAGACCTCGCCCAGGCCAGCTACCTGATCGGCTGCCAGGCCAAGGGCGAAGCGATCGTGGTGGACGGCCGCCGCGACATCGCCGTGTACCAGGACCTGGCTGCGAAGAACGGCATGAAGATCGTGGCCGTCACCGAGACCCACATCCACGCCGACTACCTCTCCGGCACCCGCGAACTGGCCGCGGCCACCGGCGCCAAGATCTACGTTTCCGGCGAGGGCGGCCCCGACTGGCAGTACGAATTCGACGGCGAACGGCTTTACGACGGCGACACCATCACCCTCGGCAACATCAGCATCAAGGCGGTCCACACCCCCGGGCACACCCCGGAGCACCTGTCCTTCCTGGTGACCGACGGCGCGTTCAGCGACAAGCCCGGCTACCTGCTCTCCGGCGACTTCGTGTTCTCCGGCGACCTGGGCCGGCCGGACCTGCTGGACGAGGCAGCCGGCGGCGTGGACACCCGCTTCGAAGGCGCCAAGCAGCTCTTCGCCAGCCTCCGCGACAAGTTCCTCACCCTCCCGGACTACGTCCAGGTCCACCCCGCCCACGGCGCCGGCAGCGCCTGCGGCAAGGCCCTGGGCGCCATCCCCTCCTCGACGGTGGGCTACGAGCGCCTCTACGCCTGGTGGGGCCCCTACCTGGCCGCCAACGACGAGCAGGGCTTCATCAACGAGCTCCTCGACGGCCAGCCCGATGCACACGCCTACTTCGCCCGCATGAAGCGCGAAAACCGGGAAGGCCCGGCCGTCATGGGCGAGCGCACTCCCCTGCCCGAGCTGTCCACGGAGATCGTTGCCGCAGGCCTGGCAGAGGACACCCTGACCTTCATCGACACCCGCTCCAACGGCGAAGTCCACCAGGGCACCGTGGTCCGGTCCCTGAACGTACCGGCCGGCAAGTCCGTGGCCAGCTACGGTGCGTGGGTGGTCAACCCGGAGACCGACAAGAACCCGCTGGTGCTCCTGGCCAACGGCCAGGACCAGGCCCAGGACATGTGGGACCACCTGGTCCGCGTGGGCATCGACAACGTGGCCGGCTACCTCACCAGCATCGAGGGCCTGCCCACCTTCACCCCCAAGCTGATCCAGCCGGAGGAACTCGAAGGTTTCGACGCCGCCATGGTCCTGGACGTACGCAACAAGACCGAGCACAAGGCCGGGCACGTCCCGGGTTCCTACCAGCTCAGCGGCGGCCGCCTCATGTGGCACCTCGACGAGCTGCCGGCCGGCGGCACCATCGTCTCCTACTGCCAGTCCGGCGTCCGGAACTCCGTAGCCGCCAGCGCCCTGCGCCGCGCCGGGTACGACATGGTCGAACTCGATGGCAGCTACGCCGCCTGGAACGCCTGGCAGAACAGCGTCCCCGCCGTCTGA
- a CDS encoding MFS transporter has product MQGRTLPATGSAGPVLGLRQNLAQFMLLVAVNALVGGTLGQERTVLPLLATQEFHLDLYTGALTYILAFGLSKAAMNYFAGTLSDRYGRKPVLVAGWLAAVPVPLMLIVGPSWAWIVAANVLLGVSQGLTWSTAVIMKMDLVGPRQRGLAMGFNEAAGYLGVAATALATGYLATAYGLRPAPFLLGAAYIALGLGLTVLAVRETHHHAKTEAVQHAAASGSAHAGLTTGQVFTLTSFKDRSLSAASQAGLVNNLNDGLAWGLFPVLFAGAGLDLGQIGILAAAYPAAWGAAQLATGAASDRWGRKWFITAGMLVQAVALGITASAHSFGPWLAAAVVLGLGTALVYPTLLAAIGDVAHPAWRARSVGVYRLWRDGGFAVGALLSGVLADLYGIPAAIAAVAVLTAASGVVVAVRMRGNDHVMG; this is encoded by the coding sequence ATGCAAGGCAGGACACTTCCCGCAACCGGTTCGGCCGGGCCTGTACTTGGCCTGCGGCAGAACCTGGCCCAGTTCATGCTGCTCGTGGCCGTAAACGCACTGGTGGGCGGCACCCTGGGCCAGGAACGCACCGTCCTGCCCCTGCTGGCCACCCAGGAGTTCCACCTGGACCTCTACACAGGGGCACTGACGTACATCCTGGCCTTCGGCCTGTCCAAGGCCGCCATGAACTACTTCGCCGGCACCCTCTCGGACCGGTACGGCCGCAAGCCGGTCCTTGTCGCCGGCTGGCTGGCAGCGGTTCCGGTGCCGCTCATGCTGATCGTCGGCCCGTCCTGGGCCTGGATCGTGGCGGCCAACGTCCTGCTGGGCGTCAGCCAGGGACTGACCTGGTCCACCGCGGTGATCATGAAGATGGACCTGGTGGGCCCCCGGCAACGCGGATTGGCCATGGGGTTCAACGAGGCCGCCGGCTACCTGGGGGTCGCCGCAACCGCGCTGGCCACCGGCTACCTGGCCACCGCCTATGGCCTCCGCCCCGCCCCGTTCCTGCTCGGCGCGGCCTATATCGCCCTCGGCCTGGGACTGACCGTCCTGGCCGTCAGGGAAACCCACCACCACGCCAAGACCGAGGCCGTCCAGCACGCTGCCGCCTCCGGCAGCGCCCATGCCGGCCTCACCACCGGCCAGGTGTTCACCCTTACCAGTTTCAAAGACCGCTCCCTCTCGGCAGCAAGCCAGGCGGGCCTGGTCAACAACCTCAACGACGGCCTGGCCTGGGGCCTCTTCCCCGTCCTGTTCGCCGGTGCCGGGCTGGACCTTGGCCAGATCGGCATCCTCGCCGCCGCCTACCCTGCCGCCTGGGGTGCCGCGCAACTGGCCACCGGCGCCGCGTCGGACCGTTGGGGCCGCAAATGGTTCATCACGGCCGGCATGCTGGTCCAGGCCGTGGCCCTGGGCATCACCGCGTCCGCCCACAGCTTCGGGCCCTGGCTCGCCGCCGCCGTCGTCCTTGGCCTGGGCACCGCCCTGGTCTACCCCACGCTGCTTGCCGCCATCGGGGACGTCGCCCACCCGGCCTGGCGGGCCCGCTCCGTGGGCGTCTACCGGTTGTGGCGCGACGGTGGCTTCGCCGTGGGCGCCCTCCTGTCAGGCGTCCTTGCAGACCTTTACGGCATCCCCGCAGCCATCGCCGCCGTCGCGGTGCTCACCGCCGCCTCCGGCGTCGTGGTGGCCGTCCGGATGCGCGGGAACGACCACGTCATGGGGTAG
- a CDS encoding alpha/beta fold hydrolase, with amino-acid sequence MKPRRPRRWLRRLGIPALVVLVLLMASALANVALESREKATIPSYGERIAVAGGWLNVVRNGSGAGRQGPPIVLLSGLGTAAPGLDFAPLMRELHDFDVLVVEGFGYGYSDLEAKARTNENISNELHEALSKLQLRQPYVLAGHSIAGFYLLDYANRYRPEVAAVVGIDATIPKPGDHPVAEPEPGINWVKLLASTGLVRVAAAVAPGIFDPDSHAYSDEELQRMRTMMLWNLGNPAVADETGRIGNNAAALRGATYPEDLPVLAFIADEGDGRAAAKTAAAEELLKNVTLHQVLPLPGGHYLHWTQAGRMAEEIRRFLAPADLYYPMTWSFPRIRTATTTPEAAVSTATAAMAAGMP; translated from the coding sequence ATGAAGCCCCGGAGGCCGCGGCGCTGGCTTCGCCGCCTGGGCATCCCGGCACTAGTTGTCCTGGTGCTGCTGATGGCCTCTGCGTTGGCCAATGTGGCCCTGGAATCGCGGGAGAAGGCGACCATCCCTTCCTACGGGGAGCGGATAGCGGTGGCCGGGGGGTGGTTGAACGTGGTCCGGAACGGGAGCGGGGCCGGGCGCCAGGGTCCGCCCATCGTCCTGCTCAGCGGCCTGGGAACTGCCGCCCCGGGCCTCGACTTTGCCCCGCTGATGCGCGAACTGCACGACTTCGACGTCTTGGTGGTGGAAGGCTTCGGTTATGGCTACAGCGACCTGGAGGCCAAGGCCCGGACCAACGAGAACATCAGCAACGAACTCCACGAGGCCTTGTCAAAGCTCCAGCTCCGCCAGCCTTACGTCCTGGCGGGCCACTCGATCGCCGGGTTTTACCTGCTGGACTACGCCAACCGGTACCGCCCGGAGGTGGCCGCGGTGGTGGGCATTGACGCCACCATCCCCAAGCCCGGAGACCACCCGGTGGCGGAACCGGAGCCCGGCATCAACTGGGTGAAGCTCCTGGCCTCCACGGGGCTGGTCCGCGTGGCTGCCGCGGTGGCTCCGGGGATCTTCGATCCGGACAGCCACGCCTATTCGGATGAAGAGCTGCAACGGATGCGCACCATGATGCTGTGGAACCTCGGCAATCCGGCGGTGGCGGATGAAACCGGGCGAATCGGCAACAACGCGGCGGCGCTCCGGGGAGCCACCTACCCGGAGGACCTGCCCGTGCTGGCCTTCATCGCCGATGAAGGGGACGGCAGGGCGGCCGCGAAAACGGCTGCAGCGGAGGAACTCCTCAAGAACGTCACACTGCACCAGGTGCTGCCCCTGCCGGGCGGCCATTACCTGCACTGGACGCAGGCAGGGCGGATGGCGGAAGAGATCCGGCGGTTCCTGGCCCCGGCCGACCTGTACTACCCCATGACGTGGTCGTTCCCGCGCATCCGGACGGCCACCACGACGCCGGAGGCGGCGGTGAGCACCGCGACGGCGGCGATGGCTGCGGGGATGCCGTAA
- a CDS encoding acyl carrier protein produces the protein MNEQDARQAVEAAIGKVAPDVEPGDLDSGARLRQDLELDSLDFLRLVEVIAESTGVDIPEADYPDVATVGGLVLYLAGHG, from the coding sequence GTGAACGAACAGGACGCACGCCAGGCGGTGGAGGCCGCGATCGGCAAGGTCGCCCCCGACGTCGAGCCTGGAGACCTGGACAGCGGTGCACGCCTGCGCCAGGACCTGGAGCTGGACTCACTGGATTTCCTCCGCCTGGTGGAAGTCATTGCGGAATCCACGGGCGTGGATATCCCGGAGGCGGACTACCCGGACGTGGCCACGGTGGGCGGCCTGGTCCTGTATTTGGCCGGGCACGGATAG